A segment of the Candidatus Methylomirabilota bacterium genome:
CTCGGATGTTGTCGCGGACGAAGCGGATGATGTCCTGGGTCGAGGTGCCGGGGGTGAAGAGCTCTTTCACGCCCATGGCCTTGAGGGCCGCGATGTCGTCGGCCGGGATGATGCCGCCGCCGAAGACCGCGATGTCTTCCGCGCCTTTTTCGCGGAGCAATTCCAGGACGCGCTTGAAGAGGTAGTTGTGGGCGCCCGAGAGGACGGAGAGCCCGACCGCGTCGGCGTCTTCCTGGATGGCGGTGGCCACGATCTGCTCCGGCGTCTGATGGAGGCCGGTATAGATGACCTCGAAGCCAGCGTCGCGGAGCGCGCGCGCGACGATCTTGGCGCCGCGATCATGTCCGTCCAGCCCCGGTTTGGCGACTACGAGACGGATCTTTCGTTCGCTCATGACCCGCGCCGTTCGAGCGCGGGCTTCGCCCGCGCAACCCTTGGGGGAGGTCCGGAAGGGGGGCGCAGCCCCCCTCCGGGGAATTTCGCCACCACCAGCCGGATCTTGCGTTCGGCCATGCCTACCCGAACATGGCGCGGATACGGTCCGCGGTGCCCATGATCTCTTCCCGGTTCCCGGGGACTTCCTTCCAGTCGAACCCCTTCCCGTCGTTCGTCCATCGCGGGATGAGGTGCAGGTGGAAGTGCGGCACGGACTGGAAGGCCGCCGCGCCATTGGCCTGGAGCAGATTGAGCCCGTCGGGATTCAGCGCTTTCCGTAT
Coding sequences within it:
- a CDS encoding cobalamin B12-binding domain-containing protein yields the protein MSERKIRLVVAKPGLDGHDRGAKIVARALRDAGFEVIYTGLHQTPEQIVATAIQEDADAVGLSVLSGAHNYLFKRVLELLREKGAEDIAVFGGGIIPADDIAALKAMGVKELFTPGTSTQDIIRFVRDNIRATV